Part of the Centroberyx gerrardi isolate f3 chromosome 11, fCenGer3.hap1.cur.20231027, whole genome shotgun sequence genome is shown below.
TAAATATCCGCCTacgtgttttgtgtgtgtctgtgtctgtactTGCTCATGTCTGCGTCTGCATGTAGCTGTATATGTTTACATCTTGCAACGCCCTTAACCCTTCGGCCCTCGGACTCAGTGCCCGTCGCCGCCGGGCGGCTTGGCGTCGTGCTGctgcccccccgcccctccaggCAGCCAGGGGGAGACGGAGCGCGAAGTGGTCTGCTTGGCCATGCTGTAGTGGCTGATCACTGTGTAGAAACGGCCCCTGGAGTTGGCGTCCTGAGCAGCATAGTAGGCCTCCAGAGAGGCTGGGATGCACCGCTTGTGCTGTAAGGGGcaaacagagggagagcagggaggtTCAGCTCGTTTATCAGGCCATTTGTTGGTAAAGGTGCTtcgtgtagcatttttaaacatcagtatatcactgtcaaattaccgtaaacaaatgacaccataattacagtaaacaaatgagaccatggttgagacgaCTGGTAGCCTCTGTCTCGCGCGAGTGATACTGTTGGTGCTAGTGCTTCTCAAAAATAAGACCACAATTCCCATAAATCCTGTTGCTTCTTTTCGCTAAGAGGATCTTTGATTCTTtagtcaaaggttttctctttcagtTTGCTGAAGAGAACAaatatgttggaagtgattttttcatATAGGCCTTTCAACTCGTTCCACCGGTTGCTTTTGCAAGAAACTCTTAAAACTTAAACTCCGTTTGCGGAGGAAGAgcgccctcctcctcttttgtGTCGTAAAgtaatctccctttgtgccgtaaagcaacaCAGCAGATTTTTTCCGTGGAAAcgacccagtggcacacaatgtaatgtaaaaattacattaatgtaaaaatgcagtAGTGGCCTACAGAGGCTGCCAATCCGGCGATGGTCTTGtatgtttacggtaattatatgaatgtctcaaaattaatgtgataatgatttattgatgttaaaatgctacatgtagcacctgtACATTTTCAGTTAAAATTGTGGACTCCAATTGTGGACCAAAGTATAAAAATCCCATTCTTGTGCAGCTAGAAAAGAGAGAACACAAGAATTTGTTGCTTCTTAATAAAACTAAATGCTGAGACTTAAGACCTAAAAATGGGTCAAAAGACATTCTGATAGGGGAATACTGTGTACATGGTCAAGGTCACATTTGCATCCCAAATGCAAAACTAGTAGAAAACCCATCAGTTATGCTGCACCTTGGGTCAATTATTTCATCCTTAAGTTGATTTGAAATCATCTGTACTGCAATACATTTCAGTTTCCATCAGAgggaatgaagaagaagaggccaTTTGTGTCACTGAAGCTGATAAAGCAGCTCCGAATAAGAAAATACAGACAATGAATCAACACTTTTCAATGGAAATCTGCAGGATTTTTGTTTATCTGCTTCACACTGTTTACAGAAGAGGACCCAGTGGCCAtattaatggtgtgtgtgtgtgtttgagtgagtaTGTGTATTAGTATGTGCATAAGAGTGTATGAGTTTACACccatgtgtgcttttgtgtgtgtgtgtgtgtgtgcgcctgtgtgtgcatttgtctattcacgcttgtgtgtgtgtgtgtgtgtgtgtgtatgtgacactGCTAATAATACCTCTCTGCAGACTGCAGTCACAGCCCCTGCAGAGGTTGTACGCCTAAAACTAGATTTATTCCACCTAACAGACCAGATTTGTCCAGAGACACAGACCTCCAAGGTGACTTCTCACAAGGCACTGCGAAACTTACTAGCTTTATATGAGCAGTGAACTGGAAATGTATAAGTATTAGGGTAAACACTGCCAGGGCTCCAAACTGCTACACAAGGAAAGGTGTAgcgggaaaggaaaggaaaggaaaggaaaggaaaggaaaggaaaggaaaggaaaggacaggaaaggaaaggaaaggaaaggaaaggaaaggaaaggaaaggaaaggaaaggaaaataacaATGGCTGTACACCTGTCTCAGATTCAACAGTAACAGTATAGAGCTGGATCTGGACTGCAGTTTATGTTGGATATGGATGGTTGTGTGAGccgttttctcttttttgacctttttttttatcataatgtGGCGATTATAGTAAGGTAGGCAGGAGTTATTTATCTAACAAGGCTAATGACATTACATTAAGCTTGTACATTATCTAAAAGTATGAGGTATGGATGGGAATACATGCGTGTGACCTCAATGGAGAGTCTTTATTTGGCTTCTCTGTGTATGTATAAGGAACAAAAGTATAAAATGATCAGAATCATTAATATCACTGATGAAGTTGCCCAGCTGTATGCCTTATTAGCTTCTCTGTGTAACCTGACCttaaaaataagtaaaagtaGGACAGGtgtattatttctttttttttttctttttttttgtcccaaAGGAGCGTGGGCAGTCCACTCACCTCTGGTATGTTgattctttatttagacagtgggcaggtagagagggaggcagaggaaggcTGTGGCTGGGTTTAATCCAAAGCCAGTGGAAAGTCGcttttctcttgccctcctcctccgcccacagggaggtcagaggtcagaggtcagaggtcagggtcggctACAGAACAGAGCTGctcaatgccttgctcaaggacacttcagcagggcagctGGTTGAACTCATCCGGTTGAAAAAAAAGTCTTCCTACTCACTGCACCATAAAAAGTGAAAagatctgccaatggggttcaataatttcacttgtttccaatacaaattttgtagaatcaagtgtcattttcttgatagtagtgcagtgatctgcctttttctgacGATCGTTTCTAGAagattcctgaaacaagtgaaattatctcaccccattggcagaatttttcacttgtttgaagaagATTAggaattttaggactcaataatagacaagatgacttgttaagatggagagtTTTTGCAGTGCTAACTTCCCTGTTGCGAACCGCTTCACTATCTCCGGGCGCAGGACGGGTGACTTATAACGCTATAAATGTAATGCGGGCCGCTCGTAGGTCGTACCTTATAAATGAATCCATCTGGGCAGGCGTGGTCGTAGGTGAAGGCTTTATACACCACCAGGAACACGATGCAGGCTAGGAAGGCCAGGGCCAGGATGATCAGAATGGTCACCTGGAGGGAGGACAAAACACGCtggtcagtgtttgtgtgtgtgtatgagagagagagaaagagcgtgagagcatgtatgtgtgtgtgtgtgtgtgtgtgtgtgtgtgtagtcacaATAAATGGTAAGACGATGCCGACTGAGGTCAATAGCTCCTCAAGGCAAGGTGTTCCTGTTGAGTTACATGATGAATGACTCAGGTTTTGACACTGTTAAAAGCAACCTTGCTTCCACCAACACAACGCTGCTTGGTTTGGATAAAATGAGAGACCAATGATGCAAAACCACAGCGCATGAAGATAATTTCTCCGCTGTTTGACTCTGTTCTTCTtttctatgtgtttttattttgctccAGGCACTGTATTTCTCTTCCCTATACTCTGGCAACCGAGACGACTTTTGC
Proteins encoded:
- the nsg2 gene encoding neuronal vesicle trafficking-associated protein 2: MVKLGSNLQDKGAKPVSVEDGFQNVPLITPLDVGSLQCQAPDKVVVKTRTEYQTEKKRLKVPKVEEFTISFTDGVSERLKVTILIILALAFLACIVFLVVYKAFTYDHACPDGFIYKHKRCIPASLEAYYAAQDANSRGRFYTVISHYSMAKQTTSRSVSPWLPGGAGGQQHDAKPPGGDGH